The following are encoded together in the Buteo buteo chromosome 2, bButBut1.hap1.1, whole genome shotgun sequence genome:
- the HCK gene encoding tyrosine-protein kinase HCK: MGCVKSKEAGIQEKVIKTDPDPGPSSQQGHYVKDPTATNRRNNNVPSVAVSPPEDGLGDSVVLALYDYEAMHSGDLSFKKGERLKVLEESGEWWQARSLATGCEGFIPSNYVAPADSLETEEWFFKGISRKDAERQLLGPGNVIGSFMIRDSETMKGCYSLSVRDGDDLHGGTVKHYKIRTLDNGGFYISPRSNFNTLQELVQYYKGQSDGLCQKLTRPCCVPKPQKPWEKDAWEIPRESLRLERKLGAGQFGEVWMATYNKHIKVAVKTMKPGSMSVDAFLEEANLMKTLQHNKLVKLHAVVTKEEPIYIITEFMEKGSLLDFLKSDEGNKQPLPKLIDFSAQIAEGMAFIEKRNYIHRDLRAANILVSALLVCKIADFGLARVIEDNEYMAREGAKFPIKWTAPEAINYGSFTIKSDVWSFGILLTEIITYGRIPYPGMSSVEVIRALEHGYRMPRTENCPEELYDIMMRCWKMKPEDRPTFEYMQSILEDFFTATESQYQQQP; this comes from the exons atgggttGCGTGAAGTCAAAGGAAGCTGGCATCCAAGAGAAGGTGATAAAAACCGACCCCGATCCCggccccagctcccagcagggcCACTACGTGAAGGACCCCACGGCCACCAACAGGAGG AACAATAATGTCCCCAGTGTGGCCGTGTCGCCGCCTGAGGATG GCTTGGGGGACAGCGTGGTGCTGGCGCTCTACGACTACGAGGCGATGCACAGTGGGGACCTGAGCTTCAAGAAAGGGGAGCGGCTGAAGGTGCTGGAGGA GTCAGGGGAGTGGTGGCAAGCACGGTCGCTGGCAACGGGGTGTGAAGGCTTCATCCCCAGCAACTACGTTGCCCCAGCCGACTCGCTGGAGACAGAGGA gTGGTTTTTCAAGGGCATCAGCCGGAAGGATGCAGAGCGGCAGCTCCTTGGTCCTGGCAACGTGATCGGGTCCTTCATGATACGGGACAGCGAGACGATGAAAG GCTGCTACTCGCTGTCGGTGCGGGACGGGGATGACCTGCATGGTGGCACGGTGAAGCATTACAAGATCCGGACGCTGGATAACGGCGGCTTCTACATCTCACCGCGCAGCAACTTCAATACGCTGCAGGAGCTGGTCCAGTACTACAAGG GGCAAAGCGACGGGCTGTGCCAGAAGCTCACCCGCCCTTGCTGCGTGCCCAAACCGCAGAAGCCCTGGGAGAAAGATGCCTGGGAGATCCCTCGGGAGTCGCTGAGGCTGGAGAGGAAGCTGGGAGCCGGGCAGTTCGGAGAAGTGTGGATGG CTACCTACAACAAGCACATCAAGGTGGCGGTGAAGACGATGAAGCCGGGCAGCATGTCTGTGGACGCTTTCCTGGAGGAGGCGAACCTGATGAAGACGTTGCAGCACAACAAGCTGGTGAAGCTGCACGCGGTCGTCACCAAGGAGGAGCCCATCTACATCATCACCGAGTTCATGGAGAAAG GGAGCTTGCTGGATTTCCTGAAGAGCGACGAGGGGAATAAGCAGCCGCTCCCGAAGCTGATCGACTTCTCTGCCCAG ATTGCAGAAGGAATGGCTTTTATtgagaagaggaactacatCCACAGAGACCTGAGAGCTGCCAATATTCTGGTGTCTGCACTACTGGTGTGCAAGATTGCAGACTTTGGACTGGCCAGAGTCATTGAAGACAACGAGTACATGGCCCGGGAAG GTGCCAAGTTTCCCATTAAATGGACTGCACCAGAAGCCATCAACTACGGATCTTTCACTATAAAATCAGACGTCTGGTCCTTTGGGATCCTCCTGACTGAGATCATTACCTACGGGCGCATCCCATACCCAG GGATGTCGAGTGTGGAGGTGATCAGGGCGCTGGAGCACGGGTACCGGATGCCCCGCACAGAGAACTGCCCCGAGGAGCTGTATGACATTATGATGAGATGCTGGAAGATGAAACCGGAGGATCGTCCCACCTTCGAGTACATGCAGAGCATCTTGGAGGATTTCTTTACCGCAACAGAGAGCCAGTATCAGCAGCAGCCATAA